From the genome of Brassica oleracea var. oleracea cultivar TO1000 chromosome C4, BOL, whole genome shotgun sequence:
ATGTCTTTTGTTCAACTTCTGCTGGCCCTTAAGGTGTTTCAAGGACTGATGATCCGTATGGATAACAAACTCCTTTGGCCAAAGATAATGCTGCCATGTTTGAAGAGCCATCACCAAAGCATTCAACTCATGGTCATAAGTGGGGTAGTTGAGCGTGGCTCCTCCAAGTTTCTCACTGAAATAAGCAATGAGTTTCCTGTCCTGCATTAGAACAACACCAATACCAACACCCGAGGAATCACATTCAATCTCAAAAGTCTTAGAGAAATCAGGAAGAGTAAGCAAAGGAGCTTGAGTTAACTTCCCTTTTAGGATTTGGAATGCCTCTTCTTGGGCTTTTTCCCACTTGAATCCAACGTTCTTCTTGATCACTTCAGTAACCGGAGCGGCTATGGTACTGAAGTTCTGAGCGAACCGTCTGTAGAAGCCGGCTAAGCCATGAAAACTCCTTACTTCGCCCACGGTCGTTGGACTTGGCCAGTCTCGGATGGCTTTGATCTTTTCCTCGTCCACTCTAAGTCCATCAGCACCTACAAAAAAGCCTAAGAACACCACGTGATATGTTCCAAAAGAACATTTTCCAAGATTTGCAAAAAGTTTTTCTTTCCTTAAAACCCCAAGAACAGATTTCAAGTGCATCTTATGATCATCAAGGTTTTTGCTGTAGATAAGAATATCATCAAAGTAGACAATCACGAAATGACCAATAAAAGACCTCAAGATATGAATAATCAAACGCATGAAATTTCTAGGTGCATTAGTAAGACCAAATGGCATGACAAGCCACTCATACAATCCTAGTTTCGTCTTAAATGCAGTTTTCCACTCATCACTTTCTTTCATTCTAATTTGGTGATAGCCACTTTTCAAATCAATCTTAGAGAACACTGACGAACCATGCAGTTCATCTAGCATGTCATCAAGCCTAGGGATGGGATGCCTATACTTTACCGTAATGTTGTTGATGGCACGGCAGTCCACACACATGCGCCAATATCCATCCTTTTTTGGCACAAGGAGGACATGCACAACACAAGGGCTAAGGCTCTCCCGGATGTAACCTTTCTCCAGTAGGTCACTAATCTGTCTCTGAAGTTCCTTGGTCTCCACCGGATTGATTTGATAGGCTGGCCGGTTTGGTAGAGATGCACCTGGAACAAAATCGATCTGATGTTCTATGCCTCGCACTGGTGGCAATCCTTTGGGGTTCTCATCAGGAAAAACATCAGAAAAGTCATGCAAAACATCTAACAAATCACTCGGAATCTCCGGTGCAGAGTCAGAAGAAGATGAGGCCATAAGAGATTCTTTATACACAAGTAAAAGAAATGGCTTTTGAGAGTAAAAAGATCTCTTAACCTGACTTTGTTTGATGAAGAAGTTGGAATTTCTGCGAGATGACTCAGGTTCGTCCGACTTAGACTCTTGGTCACGGTTCTTCTTAAGTTAAACCTGATCTTGGTGAACTTCCAATGGTGATAAAGGCACCCGTGTGATCTTCTTTCCCTTATGGTCAAAGGAGTGTCGGTTTGTGAAGCCATCATGCACGGCTCTCTTATCAAACTGCCATGGACGGCCCAAAAGGACATGACAAGCGTCCATAGGAAGAACATTGCAAACAACCTCATCCTCATATCGTCCAATGGTAAGAGGGATCGTGACTTGCTCCTTTACGTACTGTTCACCGGTTTCATTCAGCCATTCCAACCTGAAAGGTCGAGAAAGAGGTCAAGTAGCCAGCCCAAGTTTCCTGATAAGAGTATCACTAGCAACATTAGTACAACTCCCACCATCAATGATCAAAGAACAAACTTTTTCAGAGATAAACAACAAGAATGAACGAGATTCTCCCTTTGTTTTTTTCATTGGTTTTGGGTTGAACACTCAAGGAACGTCTAGTAACAAGTAGTGATCCATGAGCTGGGTAGTCAAATCTGTCTTCCACATCAAAGATCGGCTCAGAATCACTATCAAAGGTCGGGCCAAGGTTATGGTCCGTGTGGCCGTCCGTCTCGTCGGATATGGATCGTCCCAAGCCTTCCTAGCAACGAGTAATGGCCCGTGATGTGGGTAGTCAAAGGACTCGTCTTCTTCATCAAAGATAGAACCAAGATCTTCCTTGTCCTCCTGCTCGTCCTCGGACTCAACCTCTCCATTCTCCATGAGAATCATCACTCTTTGGTTCAGACATTTGTTTGCATAGTGTCCTAGACCTTGACACTTGAAGCATCTGATGTCTCTTGCACGGCTAGGATTCTCAATAGCTTTTCCTTTGTCAACACGAGCAGGAACATCAGTCTTTAAAGTTGTATTTGTTGTGCAGAAGACTTACCTTTGTCTTGATAACTTGGCTTAGGAGCAAAAGACGGTTTAGGAGTAAAGGCCGGCTTTGAGTAGCTCTTCCTTTTGACCTGTTGTTCGATCATGATGGCTTTGTGCAACATTTGTTCCACGGTTCCATACTCTTGAAGCTCCATACGGTCTTGGATGTCTCGGTTGAGGCCAGAGAGAAACCTAGCCATAGTAGCGTCCATGGGCTCGTCTACATCGGCCTTGATCATCAAAGTTTCCATCTCCTGGTGGTAGTCTTCCATGGTCTTGGTGCCTTGAAGCAAACGTCTAAGTTTCTGGTGGAGGTCCCTGTGATAGTGGGCAGGAACAAAACGTCTCCTCATCAGCATGGAAAGCTCGTCCCATGTCTCAATCGGTCTTTCGCCTGTTCTCCTCTTGTGGGTCACAACTTGATCATACCAATTAATAGCATAGCCGGAGAATTCAGTAACAGCTAGTCTAACTTTCTTAAGTTCATAAAAGTTTTGACAATCAAAAACATGTTCAATTTTTCTTTCTCATTAAAGGAAAACATCAAGATCATTTTTACCCTCAAAAGGTGGGATTTCAGTTTCAATCCTCCTAGGCTATCATCAATACGTCCATTTCTAGCAAAAGGATTGGTATCACCTGGTTCCTGGTTTCTGTGACCTCTCCTAGGTCGATTTGTGGATCGGATGTCGTCCTCATGAAAGTCCTCCTCTCGGATCTCATCATCAGACCGGTTCGGCCTCCTTGGGCGATCTCTTCTGGCTCTGGTTCGAGGACGCGGCTGTTGACTGTTCTGGATCTCGTCTAGCCTTAGATGGATATGCTCAAGACATGCGTTCATAAGGTTAGTAAAAGAATCGTTCAAGGCTCGCATATACAAGTTAGATAAACCGGCCACTGAGTTTCCGGGTCGGCTCCTTTCGTCTCCACTACTCATGGTTTCCTGAAAATTCTTTAAGACACGTAAAGTTAGATTAAAACCTCACACTCTCAAGTGTTTGATCTCGCTCACACACGTGTTTCTCTTAGATTTTTTTTTTGGTAATCACTCACAAGCCTTATACTCAAGGTTCTAAGAGATTTATTCAAGGAATCCCAGGGGACAAACTTTACGCAAACAAGGATTTTTTTTTTTTTTTGTAAGATAGATAGAAAAGAGAGAACTTTTGGTTTTGAAATCCGTTTTAACCACCTCAAAGGCTGGATTTCTCCTAAGCCAGCATGCTTTCTCTTCCACCACCAATCCACAAATCAAGCTCTTTGAAATCTTTTTTTTTTTTTTTTAAATCGTAGATCTTTTTTTTTTCTTTTTTTATACGTTTTCTAGTGGATGGTAATGAGGGGCCCGGATTTAAGATAAAAAGAAGAAGATGAAATGTTTATGAAATGGGATATGAGAAGATGAACAGACAATATCAGAAGAGTGGCTTTGATACCACTTTGATACGCCTTAGAAAGGATCACTCAACCGGATTGGAAAAGATATGAACTCCGAAATAGATCTGATGGATCGATGGGTCGCACAAAGGTGGCGGATTGGCCTTTGATATTCCCGAACCAGTTTGTTGCCGGATGTGATGCACCGGTCCAACAAAGAGGCGATCTTGAACCGTTGCTTGATATGCTCACAAGACCAACGGACAAGAAGAGTTTGCTTGGAGCTAACCACACTAAGGAAACAAGAAAAGTTCTTATCGAAGAACAAAGAGTAAAGACTCAAAAAGTTGAAAGAAAATGGAATGATTTTATTATGAGAAGTGTTTACATATTTACACTACTTGAGGAATAGAAAAAGACTTAAGAATGTATTAAAGACAAACTTTGGATGAGAAATTTAAAGACAATGTATTAAAACTCTTGGATCTCAGATCTGGTCAAAGAGACTCTTCGGCTAACGTCCAGGTTCGTCTGAACCAAGTGGTTCCTTCGCGGTAAGGAGCAGGACGGCCGCAGCGCGATCCGAGCAGTCTGTTGGGTAAGGCTCATGCGCCAACTTGGTTCCCGCACGACCCAAGTCTTTGGACAGTTGAAGAATCCGTGCCTTAGAGAAATTTTGATCGTCAAAGTTCAGGAACTGATCATAGTGGCCGGCTGATCCATCAGTACGTTCATCGGGACACTCGGCTCGAATCAGACGGACCAAAAGGGAAAGACTATGGTCTATCTCGGGTTCCTCTCGATCAAAGTGAGTTCTGGCTTGACCAATAGTCTTGGCTTGGCGAGTGGTGCGGGGATGACGGGCTTCAGTTCGGTCAGTTCGATCGTCTAGACGTGGTTCCAGCATTAGCTTCTTTGCGGACTTACACGGGTCGATCCGGTACACGGCTCAGTCAGTTGCGCGAACCTCGGTCGGAATGATCTGATAGTCTTGAGCTCTATCCTGGACTGGTTCCATGTACTGAGGCGCATCACTAAGTCTAGCGGACATAGCTAAGGCGATGATGCGACGGAGCGGCGAAGCTTTCATGACGATGGTCTCTTCTTTTTAGCATGTGGCAAAAACAATAGAGACGTGGCTTGCTTCCAATCGCAGAAAGTGGAAGACACGTGTTTAATTAATTTTCATCCTTATCTCTTGAATCTGGAGTTTGTCTTCTTTAATTTTATTGTTGGGCTTGTCCCATACTAAATATGTCTTATAAAAAACTGGCATTTATGGTTTTTAATATTAAAGATTGTCGACAAAAAAAAAAGTGCAAGGGAAATTGTTACGGCGGTGGACAGATCTAACAGCAGCAAGTTGTTCTTATACAGAGAATATTAAAATAATGTTGGAATGTGTAAGGGAAATTGTTATGGCGGTGGACAGATCTAACAGCAGCAAGTTGTTCATATACATATGACGTCTATTTTGTCGTCCAAAACTGAAGTTGACGGTGAGAAAAAATAATTGGCTGTTAATATCATTGCTCTACCCAAACCACGTCTCTTCATCATAGTAGTTTACTCGTTATAGTATTTATACTACGTTATTCGAATATACTCCAACGTTTACGTGTAGTGCAAAACTCACTCGTATGGTCTGAGTAGTGAGTACTATACTAAATTTTTAACTTTCATTTATTTGCATTCTGATTTTTGTAGCCTACTATGACGATTAGTAACTAATTAAGACTTGGTTGACAGTATAGTATTTTACAATACATTTAAGAGTACAGTAAAAACTCTATAAAATTAATAATGTTGTGACTATGCAATTTTATTAGTTTATAGAGTTATTAATTTACAATAAGTTTCTTTTTTAGATTTTTAGATTTTAGAGTATCTCTCTAATATAAAATAAAAATAATAATTAATTTTACTCTATATACATTAATTAAATTTTTGAAATTCCACTTTCATAGTATTTTTCTTATATTGTTTCGTGTATATAAAATATCTTCTATAAAATTTAATTATGGTTTTAAATATAACTTTACTAAATATTATCAAAATATATTGAATTGTTAAGAAATAATAGAGATAATATCATTTGAATATAAAAAACAAATACAATGTTTTATTTGTACATATATATAAAATGTATACACATATAAATTATTAATTTATGATTTTAATGAGACCATATATTTACACAGAGTTTTTCAAAAAAAAAAAAAATTTTCTTATTATTTTATCGATTTGTGTTATTTTGAGCCGACCCAACTCGGAACCAGAAAAATTTATTAATTTATAGTATTTATTAATTTATCGAGTATTAATTTATAGAGTTTCTACTGTATTCGTCAATTAAGACCATATGATTTTCTTTTCTTTTTCTGTTAAAGGGTAAATATCATTAATAACAAAAAGAGGATTAACAAACATAGATGATCTAGTTTATGTTAAATCTTGGCAAAAAGAAAGCTAAACAAGTGAGACCATATATTTATACAGAGTTTTCTAAAAAAATATTTTCTTATTATTTTATTGATGTGTGTTCTTTTTTGAGCCGACCCAACTCGAAACCGGAAGAATTTATTAATTTATAGTGTTTATTAATTTATAGAGTTTCTACTGTATTCGTTAATTAAGACCATATGATTTTCTTTTCTTTTTTTTTTTGCTAAAGGGTAAATATCATTAATAATGAAAAGAGGATTAACAAGCATAGCAGATCTAGTTTATGTTAAACCTTGGCAAAAAGAAAGCTAAACAAGGTAATAACAATGTTTCAGATGAGCAAAAAAAGTTAACACATCCACTTAGCCTTAAGGTTTAGGAAGACCAGGTGATTTTCAATTAGCTTTAACTCTTGGAAGTTTTGGAAAAATGTATCCAGTTTTATAGTTGTTTTTATTACAAACAATGAGAAAAATGTAAATAAAATATCTGAGTTTTATAGTTGTTTTTTATTACAAACCGCATGCAGAATCCAACATGCAGGAAATATTTGCGCGTAAATCCAGGGTCTAATTAAGAAGAATTTAATTTTTTTTTTAAATAGAAGAAGCATGTTCACTTATAATGATCGATGTTAACTAATGTTAACCTTCATCCAAAAATGATTTGGTAAAAAAAGTGATGGTAACAGATTTATTTGGACCACTAAAATTCTGGGTTTTTTGCAAATATGACTCAAAACTAAAAGTCAAATATAAAACTAATCCATGATTTTTTTTTAAACTTTCATTTGTCATATTTACCCCAAAAGTTCGGATTATTTACAAAAATGCAATTTTTTTCGAAAATAAGTTTTTTACTCTCTCATCCTCATCTTATTCAAGATTTACAATATTGTCATTACCATCAATACACCAACCACCATGAACAACCAATTTGAAGCTCTTAATGCACATAAAAATCGATTTTGACTCCGTTTATTTCATTTCTTATGAACTAAAAACTACATATTTTTCACTTTCTCTCTATATTTATCTAAAAAACCCAAGATTTTGATTTTAAATTTTTTAAGGATCATAGAACCATTAAAGCTCATGATTTGTGGTCATTAAGAAGTAGGTTGCTTTGGTGGTAAAGTGTGGCGTGGTTGGAGAAGCTAAACAAGTTATCTCATTGGTTAAAGCTATGAAATCATATTTTTTTTCTAGAACTGTCCGTCAGAAGACTTCCGTGTAAGTCTTCTCCGACGAGTAAATCGTCTGCCAGAAGACTTACATAGAAGTCGTCCGGATAAAATAAAATATTTAAATATTATTTTCAATTGCAAAAGTAACCTGAAACGACTTACATGGAAGTCGTCTAGAAAAAAAAATTAAATTTTATTTTTCTGTTAGACCACTTATGTGTAAGTCGTGTAGGAAAAATCAAATTTATGATACAATCCGGTCAAATGCAAAACTAACATGTTTATCCTAGACGACTTCCATGTAAGTTTTCTAGGAAAAGTCAAATTTCTGACACATAAAATCAATTGCAAAACTAACCTATGCATTGACAAGAAGACTCCTGTGTAAGTTTTTCGGACGACTTCCGTGGAAATCGTCTACGTCAACGTTTAATAAAATTTTTTTTTTTCGAAAACTATAAAGACTTTTTAACATTTTCTATTTAATTCATGTATATTACTCAATATTGGGGCTCATGAATGAAATTCATAACTTAATTGGTGATAATTATGAGGTTAACAACATTCATGCTTATTAATGTTTCTAGATGAGGAGAGAAGACTTCCTCAAAAGTCTTCTACGTTAGTTTTTATAAAATTTGTATTTTCAACTTTAAGATATATATTTTTAACTTTCAAAAGTGTTAAGTAACTTCAAGAATATCAATTCATAATAATGTATCTTCTTAGATCATAAGATATATTTTTTAACTTTCATGAAATTTGAAATTTTAATTTTCACTTAAAATTTGAATTTTCCGCTTAAATTTCCCTCTTGTATTTAAATTTTCCGCTTGAAATTTAAGTCTTCCGAAAAGTCTTCTGATAAGTAGTCTTCTAGAAGACTTCCGAGAAGACTTTTAGTGAAACTGTTATAGGTTTGAACTAATGTAATGTTTTATCTTTTGTGAATTTGACTAAGTTTTCTTGAGAAGTTTTCTCTATTAGTTGTAGTAAATTTGACTAAATTTTTGTGTTATTGTGTTTTGCTATTGAAGTTGTATAAATAACTTCAATAATGTCAAGTACTTTTGGCAAGGTAATATTGTAGACATGAACATATTTACCAATTTTGTTCATTAATATCTTCTCAAATTTACAAAAGAATTCACAACTAAAAGAGTACACATACAAATTACAAAACAGACCATAAACAAAACCATTATAGCTCATTCCTCCAGAAAGACAAGATTAGACTCCACTTGACATGGGAGAAGACTTTGGGAGAAGGCTTCCAGAAGACTTCCATGAAGTCGTCTAGTGCATTAAATGTTAGAAAAATTCCAAGAAGACTTCCCTGGAAGTCTTCCAAGTCTGTCTCAGATCTGAAAAATCGGTATATCCAAAAGCATTCAAATGGTTTCAAAACATAGAAAAACTTCAAAAATAAGATAAGAGCTTAAAACAATCAAAAGAATTTTTAAAAAGTAAGAGCTTTAAGCGACAAGAAGTTATCAAATAAGAAAGTATAATTTATTGTTCTACCTTTAAATGAGTGGAAGATGAGAACCATGTAATGAAAAACCTACAAAACAAGATGAATTAGTGAGAATGACATGAGACAAAAAAATGATAAATTGATATAAAGTTTGGTGTTTACAAAAAATGATAAATTGTAAAAAAGATAAGAGCTTTAAGCAACCAGAGGTTACCAAATCAAGAAAAATCAGACATATAACTTACCAAAACACTCAGATCTGAAATGAAAGAAGAGACATGAGAGAAAACTCTGCTAGAAGTCTTCTAGAAGACTTCCTGGAAGACTTCCAGAAGACTTCCTGGAAGACTTCCTGGAAGTCTTCTAGTGCATTAAATGTTAGAAGACTTTCGAGAAGACTTCCTTGGAAGCCTTCCACGTTTGTCTCAGATCTGAAAAAGTCTCAGATCTGAAAAACATGCATACCCAAAGCATTCAAATGGCTTCAAATATAGAAAAACTTCAAAAATAAGGTAAAAGCTTAAAACAACCAAAATAATTTTCAAAAGATAAGAGCTTTAAGCAACAATAGATTACCAAATAAGAAAATATGATTAATAGATCTACCTTCAAAGGAGTGGAAGATGAGAACCATGTAATGAAAAACCTACAAAAACAAAATAAACCAATGAGAAGACATGAAATAACTATAAATTGATATAAAATTTGGTGTTTTTAAGTTCAATGATTTTAAGGAGAGGTCGGAGAGTTTTAGAATGAGAAACATTACATTTTTGTTGCAGCCATTTGAGAGGAAGAAAGAGAATGTGTAAATTTTCTTTATAAAGGGAGACAAAAATTCTAATAAAGCAATTTTTCGATTCTTACTTGAAAGTCTTCTAGAAACAAAAATATTTTTAGCCGGAAACTAAAATATTTTTAGCGGGAGTTATAATACTTTCAAAGAAGTCTTCTAACTGATAAAATACTAATCACCAGAAGACTTCATGGAAGTAGACTAGGTCCTAAATATAAATCATAAACTCAAATAACAAATTAAATAGAAACAAACACTTCATTAAACTTAAAATGTGTTTAATATACACAAAACTAAACACATATATGTCAAAATTTTAATTTTTCAAAAAAATGTTAAGATTCCAAAATTTAACCCTAAGAATACATACAATATTACAACATATGTTGTCAAACCCTAAACTAAAAAATATCATGATTCACTACTTTAATTCATTTATGTTGAAAATAGTTCACCTTTATTATATTTTAATTTATATCACTTACAACTGTTTATAATTGCATGATTTCAATTTTTTCCCTATCAAAATACTTTTTACAAAATTTATAAATTATTTTTAAGATCTACTATATGAAAAGTCTTCTGTAGAATTTCAGAAGACTTACAAAAGCTCAGAAGACTTTACGGGGTTATATTCGTAAAAATGAATTAAGAGTTTTTGTTTGGTCACTAGTCCTTTGTGTTACTTTTGTATTTGATTCAAGTTAGAGATCCTTTTGGGGTTAAAATCAAGTTTTAAGTCATATTTGGCAAATTTCACTAAAACTTTTTTACGTAAATGTAACCGTTTAACAAATATGTAAAAGCCGTTAACATAAACAAATACGTAAATGTAATTTCTACATTGTATATTTGAATACATTTAGGTGTCACCGTGTACTGATAAATTTATCGCTATTTTTAGGCAACATTTTCCATTTTATCACCAGCTCCTACTATTTCTAACTATATGGTTCTGTAAAAATGTTATATAACATTAGTTGAATCGTTTTGAGAATCTGGTTATGAATCCGAGACATCTAGAACCTAACACTAATTTTGTGAGAGAATATCAATGGGTTTATTCGTTCTTGTGGATCTTTACTTCACCAAACTTTCATATGGATTGTACTTTAGTGTCTAAAGTATAAGGTGCCAGTGATGGCTCCAAGAATAGTCTAACCTTACACCATGATTAATCCGGGGTTCTTAGAGTGGGGTTCTTAACGGAAGTTAAGAAACTGTTTCTTAACTTCTGCTAAGAACCCATTCTAAAAACCCTGGGTTTATCATGCTCTTAATGGTCTAAAACGTATTACTAATAACGTAAAGGAAGCGAAGAGTTAATATTATAGTTCACACGAGATTAACGTATGATTAACGTCTCATAATGCGTGATCAAACCTATTACTAGAAAAACACAACCACTTAAATTTGAGTATTTAAAAAAACCGAATCATGCCATCTCATTTGACTCTTCAGTCTATGGGTATATTGACCCTAGCTATTGAAAGCTGTTTGTGTAGAGAACAGTCGTCGTAGACTTTTCAAACAAATATGTATTGAAGTATATTTGTTAAGGGCGTTGCATGCATTGACTGACTTGAACCCCGGACTCGCACTATAAATAGGCGCAGAATGGTACGATTCAAACATATAAAAAAAACTCAAAAGTATTATTTCATGAAAATGTCTGGGGTTAGGATGTTAGCATCATCACCAATGTTGCTGTTTCTTCTCAGCCTTCTAATGGCTTCCTACTTCGACACCACAGGTTTAGTCATCTTTTAAGCTTATGTAGCATCCATTAATTAATCATCTTCTATAACCCTATTGATTATATTTTATTGCATGACAATTTTATTACTAGCTGGACAAATCGGAGTATGCTTCGGGCAGATGGGAAATAACATACCAAATCCAGCGGAAGTTGTGGCTATGTTCAAGCAGTACAGCATCCCTCGAATGCGGATGTACGGTCCCAACCCTAACGCTCTCAACGCTCTCCGTGGCTCCAACATCGAGTTCATCCTCGACGTTCCCAATGGCGACTTAAAACGTCTCGCAGACAGCCAAGCGGAGGCCAACACATGGGTCCGCGACAACGTCCAGAAGTACAACGATGTCAGATTCAAGTACATCTCGGTCGGAAACGAGGTGAAACCAGGGGAGCCGGGGGCGGCGGCTCTCTTCCAGGCGATGCAGAACATTGATAGAGCGCTTTCCGCAGCACGCCTCAGCGATATCAAGGTCTCCACGACTACATTCATGGGAGCCTTCGCGGACACGTATCCTCCGTCGCGCGGACGATTCAAGGATGAGTATAGAAACTTTCTCCAACCGGTTATAGGTTTCTTGGTGAACAAGCGATCTCCTCTGCTCGTGAATATCTACACTTACTTCGGCTACATGAACCGCGACGTCTCTCTAGAATTCGCTCTGTTCCAACCGAATAGTAATAATGAATTCACTGACCCCAACAACCAGCTCCGTTACCAAAACTTCTTCGACGCCAATCTCGACTCAGTTTACGCGGCACTGGAGAAATCGGGCGGGGGGTCGTTGGATGTCGTGGTGTCGGAGAGCGGTTGGCCCACGCAGGGAGGACCCGGGGCAAGTGTGCCGAATGCGGAGGCTTATGTTAACAATTTGAGACTACATGTTAATAAGAATGGATCTCCGAAAAGGTCAGGGAAACCTATAGAGACTTACATATTCGCCATGTTCGATGAGAACGGGAAGCAGACGTCGCCTAATGATGAGTATGAGAAGTACTGGGGGATGTTTTCTCCTACTACTAGACAGCTTAAATATGGTGTCAAGTTCAACTAATCTCCTTGGAGAGACTTCTTGAAGAAGCAAGGGCGCGATGCGGTAAATCGTATTTGTCTATTTGAGGGTTTTTTTTATGTGTCTTAAAAATGTGTGAACTTGTTGTAATAATAAGGACTAATGAGCCTTGACCGTTGTTTTTACTTCGTATGTTTCAATAATGAATGAGAGTTGTTCGATTATAGTAAACAGTTTTTTTTAATATTTAGCTGAAACATTTAGACATGACAGAAGCCTAAGCAAAGCCATCATCAACAGCCGTCTATTTATGTCGTCCGAAACTGAAATCGACCGCAAGAATAAATTTATTTGGCTATTAATTAGGATAACTACACAATGCATATACTGGAAAATATTGGCAAAATGGGTCACTTTCGAGTTATAATTCGGGCTTTGGGCCGCGCAGAGTTTTAATTTGGCAAATGGGTCGCGTGTATTTGTGACCCTATGCGACTTGAAAGCAAAAGATGAAACGATCCTTACTCCAGCTGCGGAATATCGGAAATGCTACTCCTCTCTCGCACGTGAGAATTTCGGCGACTTTCCCGGTTCCCGAAAAACCCGGGTCATTAACTTCGTCGTCTTACCTGCACTGGGCGGTAAACGACCTTCTGGTAGATTCTTTTACTGTAAAAGTCTGAGAGGACTATTCGTCTTTCGACCTAGATCCACCAGTGTTCCCTAGCCTGTCGCAGCCGTTGGAGAATCTTCCCCGGCGATAATTAGACCCCAGACGACGCNNNNNNNNNNNNNNNNNNNNNNNNNNNNNNNNNNNNNNNNNNNNNNNNNNNNNNNNNNNNNNNNNNNNNNNNNNNNNNNNNNNNNNNNNNNNNNNNNNNNNNNNNNNNNNNNNNNNNNNNNNNNNNNNNNNNNNNNNNNNNNNNNNNNNNNNNNNNNNNNNNNNNNNNNNNNNNN
Proteins encoded in this window:
- the LOC106341843 gene encoding glucan endo-1,3-beta-glucosidase; this encodes MVRFKHIKKTQKYYFMKMSGVRMLASSPMLLFLLSLLMASYFDTTAGQIGVCFGQMGNNIPNPAEVVAMFKQYSIPRMRMYGPNPNALNALRGSNIEFILDVPNGDLKRLADSQAEANTWVRDNVQKYNDVRFKYISVGNEVKPGEPGAAALFQAMQNIDRALSAARLSDIKVSTTTFMGAFADTYPPSRGRFKDEYRNFLQPVIGFLVNKRSPLLVNIYTYFGYMNRDVSLEFALFQPNSNNEFTDPNNQLRYQNFFDANLDSVYAALEKSGGGSLDVVVSESGWPTQGGPGASVPNAEAYVNNLRLHVNKNGSPKRSGKPIETYIFAMFDENGKQTSPNDEYEKYWGMFSPTTRQLKYGVKFN